The genomic segment GTTATGATTGTATAATACTTTTATTTTCACATAAGTATCAAGAGCTTTCAATTATTTAATTTAAAATAATTGAAATTTATTTAAAAAACCAGTTTATATGTCAGAATAATTTAACAATAAAAAAAATCATTCAGGCTTTTTTTCTGAAATCTCAGAATAAATAATTGTTATATTTTAAAATACATTTTGCTGTCCCAGCCTGTGCCCTTATAAATTTATTACTATTGCCAAAAAAAACTATTATACGGGTTGATAGAATTTTTATTGTTTTATATGTTATTATATTTTATTTTAATTGTACAATAACAGTTTCACAATAGGTTGTTATTATAATTCATATAATAAATTAAAAAACAAGTGCAGATGACTCAATCTTTATGTGTTTTTTAGGAGACCGTTATTAACTAATATAAACTGAGGGGTTAAATATGAAAAATATCCGAGTTCTTTTAGTAGATGATTTTTCAACAATGCGCAGGGTTATAAAAAAAATTTTAAAAGGAATGGGCCTGGAAAATGTTATGGAAGCAGACAATGGTATGGAAGCCTGGAATTTAATAAATAAGCAGAATTTTGATCTGGTCATATGTGACTGGCATATGCCTAAAATGAAAGGTTTGGATTTACTGGAAAAAATCAGAGCAAGTACAGATTATGCTGATCTGCCTTTTATTATGGTATCTGCTGAAGGTAAAAAAGACTCTATTTTACAGGCTACTGAAAAAGGGGTAACAAACTATATCACAAAGCCTTTTAGTGCTGATGATCTTGAAAAAATATTAAAGTCCATGCTTATAGGCTGATTTGTATGGACTGATTTTTTAATTCCTCAGTCAGTTGTTATTATATGAGTCATCTGTTAATAAAATATGGTAATATTTGTTAAATCTATAATTGAGAATATTCAAAAAATATGGCAAAATACATTTTGGCATATTAATTTTATATATTTTTTAGGTGAGGAGCGGACGTAATGGCAAATGATTTGTGTATACTTATAGTAGATGATTTTCCTATAATGCGGGGTATTATAAGGAGAATGCTGACAAAAAGATTTGGGTTGAACAATATAATTGAAGCAGATGATGGAATAGCTGCCTGGGAAATTTTAAATGAAGAAAAGATTGATCTGATTATTTGTGACTGGAATATGCCGAATATGACAGGGATTGCATTATTAAAAAAAATAAGGGCTGATAAAAGGTTTTCAGGCCTTCCTTTTGTAATGGTTACTGCTGAAGGCAAAAAGGAAAATGTGATTGAAGCAACAAAAGCAGGGGTAACAGGCTTTATAATTAAACCTTTTACTGCAAAAGACCTGGGCAAAAAACTGAAACTCATTCTTCAGCAGGAATAAACGTTTTTATAACAATACAGGAGAAAAATTTATGGATGTAAATGATAAAATTGATGTTAAATTGATTGATCCGTTTATAAATGCTACTTTGAATGTTTTAAAAACCATGGCTTTTACCAAAGCTCATACAGACGGGCCGTATATGAAAAATGAAAAAAGAGCCAAAGGTGATGTATCAGGTGTAATCGGTATTACCGGTGATTATAACGGTTCTCTTTCAGTCAGCTTTCCTGAAAAGAGTATCCTGACAATTGTTTCCAATATGTTTGGAGAAGAAATGACCGAAGTAGATGATGAAATAAGGGATGCCGTAGGAGAGATTACCAATATGGTATCAGGCCAGGCCAGGCAGGAACTGGATGTGATAGGCATATCCCTTGAATCAGCAATCCCCACGGTTATTTCAGGAAAAGATCACACTATAAAACATATAACAAGTTATCCTGTTGTTGCTTTAACATTTGCACTGGATGAAGGGGAGTTTTTAAAAGGGCCGGATGAGGATTTTACAATAGAGATATGTCTTGAAGATGGTTAGGATTTACCTACCAGGTCTAAAAGCTGCCTGATAAACCTGTCAACATTTTTGCCATAGATTTTAATCTGTTCAGATGTTTTTGCAAGTTTCTCAGCATTTTCAGCATTTTTCTGAACAAGTTGATCCATATCTGAAACAACCTGGTTTATCTGGCTGACATCATGGGCTTGTTTTTGAGATGCTGCGGCAATGCTTGCTGCCAGGCTGCCAATTTTATTTCTCCCGTTTTCCAGTTTAATAAATGACTGACTGGCATCAGAAAAAAGTTTAGATCCATTGAATATCTTTTCAAGAGTTTCTTCAATTATAACAGCCGTATCTTTTGCTGCTTCTGAAACCTGGACTGCAAGATTTCTAACTTCACCTGCTACAACAGCAAAACCAGCTCCTGATTCACCTGCCCGTGCAGCTTCAACAGCAGCATTAAGGGAAAGCAGTCTTGTCTGAAAGGCAATTTCATCAATAGTTTTAATTATTAACCGTGTTTTTTCACTGGATCCTGATATTTGTTCCATAAAAACAGACAGCTTCTCAATAGATTGATTAAATGTTTGAATATCATGGGCAGATTCACTGATAATTTTATCTGCATTATCTGCATTATCTGCATTTTGACGGGTAGTCAAAGCCATTTCATCAAGAGATAAGGATGTTTCCTTTAAAGAATCTGCCAGATGAATTACACCGCCTGACAGTTCCTGGCTTGAAACAAAAACCTGGGCTGAATTAAAAGAGCTTTCATCAAAAGCATGTTTTAAGCCGTGAATTACCTGATTCAAAGAATTACTAATGGAACGGTTCATAAATATTGAAGCAAGAATAATAAAAAAAGTGATAAAAAAGATTGTTATACATATAAAAATTGTTCTTGATATTACCTGAGTCAGGGAACTGGAAGCATGTTCAGTGTTTTTAAGCACCCTGCTGTCAATAGATTCCATTATTGTAAGCATTATTTGTTTTTTAATATCCATCTCATTAATCCGGTTTTCCAGTTCTGCTGCTTCTAAATGAAATTGTGTTATAAGGAATTTAAATTTTTCAACATCACGGCTCAATTCTTGTTTTATTAAAGAAATATCCTGGTCAGAAGTCTGAAAAACCTTCAGATTAAGCAAAAGTGCATTTAAAAGTTCAAATAATGGATGTTTATCTTTTGATATTGGAGCTTTGAAATAATCAAGCCCCAGTCTTTTAAAACTAATGGAAATCTTAAATACCAGTTTACTGCATTCTGAGACCATAAGCGTCAAATGATCCATGTCAGATGCATCTTCTCCTGACATAACCTTGTCAAAAATTTTACTGGAAATAAGTTTTGCCAGTTGCTCCAGGTTTGTACTTAATACCTGGTCAGCAGTTTCTATCTCCATGCCAAGCAGGTTGACTTTTTCACATTGAATCAGGACATTATTGATTTCCCTGGTAAACTCATCAAATGTTTTAAACAATTTTTCATTACTGGTTTTATTTGCAAGGGCTTTTGCATTTTCAATAAGTTTAGTTCCTTCTTTTCTTAAAGACTCTTTTTCTTTTCCATAAAATGCTGTTACCAGAAGCTTGGTGTCTCCGATTACAATTGCCAGGTCTCTTCCTAAGGCCGCATTGTTGACAGCATTTCTAATTTCAGGAGTAAAAATTGTTTTAAGAGCAGTCTGCACCCTGTGAAAAGAAGAAAACACAACAATTGCAGTCAGGCCAAACACCATAAAAACCAGTAAATTAATTATCAAAAGTTTACTTGTTATATTTTTATATAACAAAGATCTTATTTTTTTCACGTCCAGATTCAGCCTTAATTTATAAATCTAATTTCAATCAAGCTTCATGCACTTGCCCACAGTTGTTTTTAAAAAATTGATATATTCATTCACATGCCTGGTATATGATTCATAT from the Desulfonema limicola genome contains:
- a CDS encoding response regulator, with translation MKNIRVLLVDDFSTMRRVIKKILKGMGLENVMEADNGMEAWNLINKQNFDLVICDWHMPKMKGLDLLEKIRASTDYADLPFIMVSAEGKKDSILQATEKGVTNYITKPFSADDLEKILKSMLIG
- a CDS encoding response regulator, with amino-acid sequence MANDLCILIVDDFPIMRGIIRRMLTKRFGLNNIIEADDGIAAWEILNEEKIDLIICDWNMPNMTGIALLKKIRADKRFSGLPFVMVTAEGKKENVIEATKAGVTGFIIKPFTAKDLGKKLKLILQQE
- a CDS encoding chemotaxis protein CheX, whose product is MDVNDKIDVKLIDPFINATLNVLKTMAFTKAHTDGPYMKNEKRAKGDVSGVIGITGDYNGSLSVSFPEKSILTIVSNMFGEEMTEVDDEIRDAVGEITNMVSGQARQELDVIGISLESAIPTVISGKDHTIKHITSYPVVALTFALDEGEFLKGPDEDFTIEICLEDG
- a CDS encoding methyl-accepting chemotaxis protein, with protein sequence MKKIRSLLYKNITSKLLIINLLVFMVFGLTAIVVFSSFHRVQTALKTIFTPEIRNAVNNAALGRDLAIVIGDTKLLVTAFYGKEKESLRKEGTKLIENAKALANKTSNEKLFKTFDEFTREINNVLIQCEKVNLLGMEIETADQVLSTNLEQLAKLISSKIFDKVMSGEDASDMDHLTLMVSECSKLVFKISISFKRLGLDYFKAPISKDKHPLFELLNALLLNLKVFQTSDQDISLIKQELSRDVEKFKFLITQFHLEAAELENRINEMDIKKQIMLTIMESIDSRVLKNTEHASSSLTQVISRTIFICITIFFITFFIILASIFMNRSISNSLNQVIHGLKHAFDESSFNSAQVFVSSQELSGGVIHLADSLKETSLSLDEMALTTRQNADNADNADKIISESAHDIQTFNQSIEKLSVFMEQISGSSEKTRLIIKTIDEIAFQTRLLSLNAAVEAARAGESGAGFAVVAGEVRNLAVQVSEAAKDTAVIIEETLEKIFNGSKLFSDASQSFIKLENGRNKIGSLAASIAAASQKQAHDVSQINQVVSDMDQLVQKNAENAEKLAKTSEQIKIYGKNVDRFIRQLLDLVGKS